From a region of the Nonlabens sp. Hel1_33_55 genome:
- a CDS encoding 3-oxoacyl-ACP synthase III family protein has product MYTSRIAGMGKYVPDNVVTNDDLADMMDTNDAWIQERTGIKERRHIQKGDDNSTASMGVKAAKVALERAGISKDDVELIVFATLSPDYYFPGCGVQVQEMLDIKTCPALDVRNQCSGFIYGLSVADQFIKTGMYKNVLVIGSENHSGGLDFTTRGRSVSVIFGDGAGAAILTRSDKEGHGILSTHLHSEGKHALELSLKGPSTEYWVPQIIEEDPQEDIPYYPYMNGQFVFKNAVVRFSEVIMEGLKTNNLQVSDIDMLIPHQANLRISQFIQKKFQLGDDQVYNNIQKYGNTTAASIPIALTEAWEEGKIKEGDTVVLAAFGSGFTWGSAVIKW; this is encoded by the coding sequence ATGTATACTTCAAGAATTGCCGGAATGGGAAAGTATGTTCCCGATAATGTTGTGACAAACGACGATCTCGCTGATATGATGGATACCAACGATGCGTGGATCCAGGAGCGCACCGGTATCAAAGAACGTCGCCACATTCAAAAAGGTGATGATAACAGTACGGCAAGTATGGGCGTGAAGGCCGCCAAAGTCGCGCTGGAACGTGCAGGAATTTCTAAGGATGATGTGGAACTTATTGTTTTTGCGACCTTGTCACCAGACTATTATTTTCCAGGCTGTGGAGTACAAGTACAGGAAATGCTGGATATAAAAACCTGCCCGGCGCTGGACGTGCGTAACCAGTGTAGTGGTTTCATCTATGGACTCTCTGTGGCAGATCAGTTTATAAAAACTGGAATGTATAAGAACGTATTGGTTATAGGGTCTGAGAACCACAGTGGTGGACTGGACTTTACGACCCGTGGTAGGAGCGTGAGTGTGATCTTCGGCGATGGTGCCGGTGCAGCCATCTTGACCAGATCAGATAAGGAAGGACATGGAATTCTCTCAACGCATCTGCATAGTGAAGGTAAACACGCGCTGGAGCTTTCCTTAAAAGGCCCGTCAACAGAATATTGGGTACCGCAAATTATAGAGGAAGATCCACAGGAAGATATTCCTTATTATCCTTACATGAATGGTCAGTTTGTATTCAAAAATGCTGTGGTTCGTTTTAGCGAGGTGATTATGGAAGGATTGAAAACCAATAATCTACAAGTGAGCGATATTGATATGCTGATACCACACCAAGCTAACCTGCGTATCTCTCAGTTCATACAGAAGAAATTCCAGCTAGGTGACGATCAGGTGTACAACAATATCCAGAAATATGGGAACACAACAGCAGCCTCAATTCCTATCGCTTTGACTGAAGCCTGGGAAGAAGGAAAAATCAAGGAAGGTGATACGGTAGTATTAGCAGCTTTCGGTAGTGGGTTTACTTGGGGTAGTGCGGTGATAAAGTGGTAG
- a CDS encoding transposase translates to MVNGIKGVSSRWLNATMEPLEPFRWQRGYGLFTVSPKDLNIIINYIKKQKEHHSNGSLEPSWENES, encoded by the coding sequence ATTGTAAATGGAATTAAAGGTGTGAGTTCTCGCTGGCTCAACGCTACTATGGAACCTTTGGAACCTTTTAGGTGGCAACGTGGGTACGGTTTGTTTACAGTTAGCCCCAAAGACCTCAATATAATCATCAATTATATCAAGAAACAAAAGGAACATCACAGCAATGGATCTCTTGAACCCTCGTGGGAAAACGAAAGTTAG
- a CDS encoding CoA-binding protein, with protein sequence MSKKTLVLGASLKAERYSNIVIHRLRKYNVETVAIGLRPGTIDDVAIDTDLVPYEDVDTVTLYLNPQRQEPYYEYILSLNPNRVIFNPGTENPTFYKKLQNDGVEVEVACTLVMLGTKQY encoded by the coding sequence ATGTCAAAGAAAACATTAGTGTTGGGAGCATCCCTGAAAGCAGAAAGGTATTCAAACATTGTGATCCATAGATTGCGAAAGTATAACGTTGAAACAGTAGCCATAGGATTGCGGCCAGGAACTATCGATGATGTCGCAATTGATACAGATCTGGTACCTTATGAAGATGTAGATACTGTTACGCTATATCTAAATCCACAACGCCAAGAGCCTTACTATGAATACATTTTGAGTTTGAATCCCAACCGAGTTATTTTCAACCCAGGAACTGAAAACCCGACTTTTTATAAAAAGTTGCAAAATGATGGAGTCGAAGTTGAGGTAGCTTGTACGTTGGTGATGCTTGGAACGAAGCAGTATTAA